The Desulfomicrobium apsheronum genomic sequence CCTTGCGCTGCTGTTCCTTGGCCATGAGAAAACGGTTGGCCTGCTGGTGCAGGTTGTAATAACTGACGCCCACATCCAGAATGTTCCAGGACAGGGAAAGCTGCCCCATGTGCTGATCACGGTCTTCGCTGGTAGTATAGTCCGTCGAAGTGATGCCCGTGCGCAGGTTACGACTGACGGACCCATCCCAGTTGGAGCGATGTTCGGCCTCTCCCCGGGCGGTGAGTTCCGGCAACATATCGTACATGCTCAGATCGTACTGACGCTGCTTCAAAGACACCTCGAACATTTTCACCCGGTGCTCGAGGTTGTACTTCAGCACGCGGGCAATGGCCTCGTCCAGGCTCAGGGCGACCGGAAGGGTTTCCTGGGGGGCCTGAACACGGTTTTGCAAAAACGCGGCGGCTTCCCGAGCCTCGGTGGCGGTGATGGTCTGGGGCTTGATGGCGCAGCCGGTGACCAGCAGCGCGATGCCGAACAACAGGGCGATGGTTTTCATGATGCGGGGCATGGAAAATCCTTTTCGTGATTAACGTTGTCTGAAGGTTCAAAAATCGTGTTTGGGATTACCTTATTCTTATATCAGCAGACACGAGGCCAACTGAGCCGTAAAGGAAGTCCGGGCGGGTACCGCTCCCCCCTTCATGACCTCGTGACTCTCTCCGGCAGAAGGCACGCGCACATCATGAATGTCAGCCGAACTGCCAGGCTCGTCCTTGGAGGAGCCCTGCTCATCCAGGCGCTTCTCCAAGGACAGGGCAACACTGTCCGTTTGCCCGGGCCGCGCGCTGTAGTTTTGCTCCGTGTTCCACTGACCGAGTTGCGAAGCGTCTTCGACGGAATCTTCGGTCGCGTCGCGGTCCAGATTCAACGTGATGCTGACCACCGCCTCGTTGCCCTTTTCATCCCAGAACCATACTTTCACGGTCACGCCTTCCCGGTCCAGTTCACTGGGTACTGTAACTCGCAGGGCGCGGGCATCCTGGTCAAAGCGGACCCAGAAAGGCAGAGGAGAACCATCGGACTGCCTGGCCTCGGAGCGAATCTCCGTGCCAGTGAGCACAGACAGCGCTTCAGGAGGAATGTCGACCGAGGTGTGCGGCTGATCGTCACGCCACAGGTTGATCCACTGGACGTAAGCCACTTCCAGTCGACGTGGAAATTCTGACAACTCCAAGGGTCGAGCCAGGATTCGCTGATCGAACGAAATTCCGGATTGGGAAGTCCTGACTAAGGTCAGCGGCCGATTCATACCGGCTTGTGAATCCAAAGAACCGGCTCCGGGTAAGGTGGAAACAACGGGAGTGCCTCCACCGTTGTTCGTATAGACAGGTCGAGCCACGGTGACGCTCACCACTGCCGTTTCGGTCACCCCACCACTGGTCACCGTATAGGTGAACTCGTCGGGCCCAAAATAGTCGCGGTCGGGGGTGTAGGTGACGGTGCCATCCGGGTTCACCGTCACGACGCCATGCGCCGGACCATCGCCGTTTTCCACTGACACAACCGGAATACCCTCAAAGGTGTCATTTCCGAGCACGTTGGTAATGATGGACGTATCTGCGTTGGTGCTCACGCTGTCCGCTGCGATGTCCGCCACCAGGGTAACGTTCAGGTTCACGGTCCGGATCTGAGTTTCACCGCTGGCCGCATCGGTCACGGTGTAAGTGAAGCTGTCCATCCCGTTGTAATCTGCCACCGGTGTGTAGGTGAAGGTGCCGTCGGCATTGACCATGACCATGCCGTGGCCCGGGTCCGTGGCCTTGGAAAAGCTCAGCGCGCCGCCCGAAGTGGTGGCATCGTTCCCGGCCACGCTGCCGGAAATAGTCGTATCTTCTGCACCGGAGAAACTGTCATCCGCCGCCACGAGGTCCACCACCGGGTTGACGGTGACGTTCACCGTGGCTGTTTCAGTCACGCCAGTTGGGCTGGTCACTGTGTAGGTGTAGGAATCCGCACCATGGTAGTTGGCGTTTGGCGTGTAGGTGATGGTTCCGTCACCGTTGTTGACGACCGCACCGTGCGTACCCTGCGTCACGCTGGTTATGACCGGCGTGCCTTCGAAGCTGTCATTGCTCAGCAGGTTCGTCGTGACATCGCCGTCCTCGTCCACGGTCTGGGTGTCGGCTGCGATGTCCGCCACGGCCGTGACCGTCAGATTGATGGTCTGGGTTTCCACGTTGCCGTCGTCATCGGTCACGCTCACGGTAAAGCTGTCGACTCCGTTGTAGTCCGCCGTGGGTGTGTAACTCCAGGTACCGGTCGTGGCATTGATGGTCGCCGTGCCGTGGCTCGGGCCGTCTCCCGTCTCGATGCGGAAGTTGGGCGTTGTCATGCCGTCAGCGGTATCGCTCACGGTCAGAGTGCCGGTGATATCTCCGCCATCTTCCGCGCCGCTGCCACTGGTGTTACCGCCAAAAACGGCCGGATCATTGACCTGAATGACCGTCACGTTGACTGTGGCTGTCTCGGTCACGCCACCGCTGGTTACCGTGTAGGTGTAGGAATCGCTGCCGTTGAAGTTGACATTCGGCGTGTATTTGACTGTGCCCAGTGCAGCATCGACGATTTCCACTGTGCCGTTGCTGGCCGCGCCAACAGAGGTGATGGTGCGCCCGGCGTTGTCGAAGCTGTCGTTGCCCAGCAGATTCGTCGTGACGTCCTCGTCCTCCTCCACGGTCTGGGTGTCGGCCGCGATGTCCGTCACGGCCGTGACCGTCAGATTGATGGTCTGGGTCGTCGTGTTTCCGTCATCGTCGGTAATGGTCACAACGAAGCTGTCGGAACCGTTGTAGTCGGCGTTTGGCGTATAGGTCCACGCTCCGCTGGCCGCGTCGATGCTCGCCATGCCGTTGCCAGCGGCCGTGGTCACACTGAAGATCGTGCCGTCAGTCAGGCCGTCGGCCGCGTCCGAGGCCGTCAGAGTGCCGGCGATGGCACCACCGTCCTCGACACCGGAGCCGGAGATGTCGCCGCCGATGGTGGCCGGATCATCGATCTGATTGATGGTCACGTTGACCGTGGCCGTTTCGGTCACACCGCCGCTGGTCA encodes the following:
- a CDS encoding beta strand repeat-containing protein; translation: TVTAVADIVADTQTVDEDGDVTTNLLSNDSFEGTPVISSVTQGTNGTVTIVDANAGTVKYTPGANFNGTDSYTYTVTSGGVTETATVNVTINQIDDPATIGGDISGSGVEDGGAIAGTLTASDAADGLTDGTIFSVTTAAGNGMASIDAASGAWTYTPNADYNGSDSFVVTITDDDGNTTTQTINLTVTAVTDIAADTQTVEEDEDVTTNLLGNDSFDNAGRTITSVGAASNGTVEIVDAALGTVKYTPNVNFNGSDSYTYTVTSGGVTETATVNVTVIQVNDPAVFGGNTSGSGAEDGGDITGTLTVSDTADGMTTPNFRIETGDGPSHGTATINATTGTWSYTPTADYNGVDSFTVSVTDDDGNVETQTINLTVTAVADIAADTQTVDEDGDVTTNLLSNDSFEGTPVITSVTQGTHGAVVNNGDGTITYTPNANYHGADSYTYTVTSPTGVTETATVNVTVNPVVDLVAADDSFSGAEDTTISGSVAGNDATTSGGALSFSKATDPGHGMVMVNADGTFTYTPVADYNGMDSFTYTVTDAASGETQIRTVNLNVTLVADIAADSVSTNADTSIITNVLGNDTFEGIPVVSVENGDGPAHGVVTVNPDGTVTYTPDRDYFGPDEFTYTVTSGGVTETAVVSVTVARPVYTNNGGGTPVVSTLPGAGSLDSQAGMNRPLTLVRTSQSGISFDQRILARPLELSEFPRRLEVAYVQWINLWRDDQPHTSVDIPPEALSVLTGTEIRSEARQSDGSPLPFWVRFDQDARALRVTVPSELDREGVTVKVWFWDEKGNEAVVSITLNLDRDATEDSVEDASQLGQWNTEQNYSARPGQTDSVALSLEKRLDEQGSSKDEPGSSADIHDVRVPSAGESHEVMKGGAVPARTSFTAQLASCLLI